In Xenopus laevis strain J_2021 chromosome 2S, Xenopus_laevis_v10.1, whole genome shotgun sequence, a genomic segment contains:
- the acot9.S gene encoding acyl-coenzyme A thioesterase 9, mitochondrial isoform X2, whose product MRLLLRLRVACHTTLFISRSLMTTGASHSKGRLPDMTEVRDRLRAIVGASTNWSDHVQVMEERKSLQSLLASKQEVLPPRKMRDSYIEVMLPLGSQPQIREKYLNVYNNVRFGRILEDLDSLGVLICYTHTKSELRQTSPLSIVTALVDKIDLRKHLIYPDSDIKITGHVSWVGKTSMEVKMHMLQLHDGAFSPVLDATFVMVARDPENKRPAFVNPLIPDGPEEENLFKQGELNKTRRVDFSTASLLKTAPTADERQVVHDMFLNTLDQRTVSFRSRILPPNSVWMEDTKLKSLEICHPQERNIFNRIFGGFLMRKAYELGWATACSFGGSRPYVVAVDDIMFQRPVEIGSLLFLSAQVCYTESKYIQVRVHSEVSDPITREHHTTNIFHFTFMSDKEVLHIVPQTYGESMLYLDGKRHFDATVKSRNGQNGSV is encoded by the exons tgCGTGACAGACTGAGAGCTATAGTAGGAGCATCCACCAACTGGAG CGATCATGTTCAAGTCATGGAAGAAAGGAAGTCCTTACAGTCTTTACTGGCGAGCAAGCAAGAAGTTCTTCCCCCACGCAAAATGAGGGACAGCTACATTGAAGTCATGCTGCCTCTTGGTAGCCAGCCACAGATAAGAGAGAAATACCTCAACGTGTACAATAATGTTAG gTTTGGCAGAATTCTTGAAGACCTAGACAGTTTAGGAG TGCTCATTTGTTACACACATACAAAGTCGGAATTGCGTCAGACATCACCTTTATCAATTGTCACAGCCTTGGTGGACAAGATAG ATCTCCGGAAACATCTTATCTATCCTGACAGTGATATCAAGATTACTGGGCATGTTTCTTGGGTTGGAAAAACATCAATGGAAGTCAAAATGCATATGTTGCAG CTCCATGATGGTGCTTTCAGCCCTGTGCTAGATGCAACATTTGTAATGGTGGCCAGAGATCCTGAGAATAAAAG GCCGGCTTTTGTCAATCCATTAATTCCTGATGGTCCTGAAGAGGAGAATCTTTTCAAACAAGGAGAGC TGAACAAAACGAGGAGGGTTGATTTTAGCACTGCATCTCTGCTGAAAACGGCTCCAACTGCAGATGAACGTCAGGTCGTGCATGATATGTTTCTGAACACGCTTGACCAACG gactGTGAGCTTTCGAAGTCGAATTCTGCCTCCTAATTCTGTGTGGATGGAAGATACAAAACTCAAGAGCTTAGAGATCTGCCACCCTCAG GAAAGAAACATATTCAACAGGATTTTTGGTGGATTTTTAATGAGGAAAGCATATGAGCTAGGCTGGGCCACTGCCTGCTCTTTTGG CGGTTCAAGACCCTATGTTGTAGCTGTTGATGATATTATGTTCCAAAGACCTGTGGAAATTGGATCACTGCTGTTCCTTTCTGCACAG GTGTGTTACACAGAGAGCAAGTACATTCAGGTCAGAGTGCACAGCGAAGTTTCTGACCCCATCACCAGAGAACACCATACCACGAACATCTTTCATTTCACATTCATGTCAGATAAAGAAGTTCTCCATATAGTGCCGCAGACATATGGAG AATCAATGCTATATTTGGATGGAAAGCGACATTTTGATGCGACCGTCAAAAGCAGAAATGGACAGAATGGCAGCGTATAA